A window of the Cutaneotrichosporon cavernicola HIS019 DNA, chromosome: 6 genome harbors these coding sequences:
- the KOG1 gene encoding uncharacterized protein (Raptor N-terminal CASPase like domain), translating to MAAQPPTLPYIRDEASTSQQVSYPAYPHDEYDHDMEMDGELDEDDTENAAMFQFWTAKRHMIRKGKNKADDEVALPWRLRSRLKTVNAGLFLCLNIGVDPPDIVKTNPCAKTECWVDPSTLPSTKAIEAIGRNLQQQFETLNPKVRYKVCLDPSIEETKKVCSNLRKNSRDERSLFYYNGHGVPKPTNGGEIWVFNKSYTQYIPVSLVDLQEWLGSPCIYVWECSGAGSIITNFKTTARRRDEEMRQANAASGANDPPGASFMDSIHLAPCAANQVLPMSPDLPADLFTCCLTSPIETALRFFVQQDPLKRNITSTPDNPRSRLTVDMVMKIPGDLKDRRTPLGELQWIFTAVTDTIAWLSFPRDVFMRLFRQDLLVAALFRNFLLAQRIMTTYHCTPVSHPELPSTHNHPLWDSWDLAVDGCLAQLPELLDLQAAAEASGSTTSPISTYKPSLFFAQHLQAFEVWLQHGGGQAKNKFAGPTPRKEPEQLPIVLQVLLSQAHRLRALILLSQFVDLGPWAVNMALSIGIFPYVQKLLQSPAAELKPVLIFIWARILAVDKSCQMDLLKENGYNYFAQILAPYPVSGQPLVIPNANEHRAMCAFILAMLCRNFRAGQQACLTYNVFDHCLTRLQENDWLLRTWCLLCIAQMWADNDEGKAMCMDQGRQELLMAALRNTSVEVRAAALYAFGTFLGASSAPIDAPEPKGGGGMGAQLGIKEHQQLEVEAGLAYACMMTVKEDASPMVRKELVVVISCVVREWRGWFVAAAWCYYEQEAALASSNAGSEDDSDIVSEALAAWVASDEIAPEQHQVNLTLLSSFKTLFETLLDLSVDPHSEVAGMASTVVDYIVALLLSSAFNRVPGTSLNGLNRPKVGRFPQHHVIPEVPQTPSRQISRSDAVSVANSPSSGTLKRNSSVATALRSLASMTGLIQPETVDPAPAPSEPVTRTDVDSQQNGAHFYKSPYPDASHQRVLPEGVGGGRGMLGASVHHSLDPTPVQAVSVLEALVEEDMERLRQRRLRGTQAGGDADGRFSNNGLARANDLGIGMVAAEVKDDVVPLRSGFFDWAVEYFREPQMKAPDNEEPGSVTYNQQAWRHLRNESQIERSRINEDYAARHRWDYDAGTLQNDAWPLQLAFHAHDPHLAVTDDEDKICIWDWTTRTKLNRFSNQNIAGSSISSLHFINETATSLMLTASTEGSIRIWRDYEVPGETSLASAFRAVSDIFPVGHHSGVLTAWEQQKGHLLVGGDMRVVRLWDATYERHLRDISTQAGANLTAISADEPDGNVFVAGFGDGVVRLFDKRLEDASQVVLRTWRKHHTWIQSVHLQRGGHRELVTGSMNGDVRIWDVRAPDTPLYESSVQPQGLQALAVHSGAPVMATTSAPAGNSLRQKLIVQGFPNPEKPKTLSRIDIALAPNYGGPSRAGFMPSAASLVFHPTEMLLAAGGYDSSGTVKLYKCRTPSGPLYDEGASAVSRNGYH from the exons ATGGCCGCTCAGCCTCCTACGCTGCCTTACATCAGGGATGAggcctccacctcccaaCAGGTCTCCTACCCAGCCTATCCCCACGATGAGTACGATCACGACATGGAAATGGACGGCGaactcgacgaggacgataCAGAGAACGCGGCTATGTTCCAGTTCTGGACGGCTAAGCGGCACATGATccgcaagggcaagaacaaggccgacgacgaagTCGCCCTCCCCTGGAGGTTGCGTTCTAGGCTCAAGACGGTCAACGCCGGACTCTTCCTCTGCCTCAACATTGGCGTCGATCCACCCGACATTGTCAAGACTAACCCATGCGCCAAGACCGAGTGCTGGGTTGACCCGTCGACTCTACCGTCAACCAAGGCCATTGAGGCAATTGGGAGAA ACCTTCAGCAGCAGTTCGAGACGCTCAACCCCAAGGTCCGCTACAAAGTT TGTCTAGACCCGTCAATAGAGGAGACCAAGAAGGTCTGTTCCAACTTGAGGAAGAACTCGCGTGATGAGCGTTCTTTATTCTACTACAATGGCCATGGTGTGCCGAAGCCAACAAACGGCGGCGAGATCTGGGTGTTCAATAAGA GTTATACCCAGTACATCCCGGTCAGCCTGGTGGACCTGCAGGAGTGGCTTGGAAG CCCCTGCATCTACGTCTGGGAGTGCTCAGGCGCCGGCAGCATCATCACCAACTTTAAGACGacagcgcggcgacgagacgaggagatgcgGCAAGCCAACGCCGCGTCCGGTGCCAATGATCCCCCAGGGGCGTCCTTCATGGACTCAATTCATCTAGCGCCGTGCGCAGCAAACCAGGTGCTCCCCATGTCACCCGACTTGCCTGCAGACCTCTTCACTTGCTGCTTGACGTCGCCCATCGAGACGGCCCTGCGCTTCTTCGTCCAGCAAGATCCATTGAAGCGCAACATTACCAGCACGCCGGACAACCCTCGCAGCCGCCTCACTGTTGACATGGTCATGAAGATCCCTGGCGATCTCAAGGACCGCCGCACGCCCCTCGGTGAACTTCAATGGATCTTTACGGCCGTGACCGACACCATCGCATGGCTCTCGTTCCCCCGCGACGTGTTCATGCGGTTGTTCCGTCaggacctcctcgtcgccgccctctTCCGCAACTTCCTGCTGGCACAGCGCATCATGACAACCTACCACTGCACGCCGGTCTCTCATCCAGAATTGCCATCGACACACAATCACCCGCTCTGGGACTCGTGGGACCTCGCTGTTGACGGTTGTCTCGCGCAACTTCCCGAACTGCTCGACCTTCAGGCTGCTGCGGAGGCATCCGGATCAACGACCTCACCGATCAGCACTTACAAACCGTCGCTCTTCTTCGCCCAGCACCTGCAGGCATTCGAAGTCTGGCTCCAGCACGGCGGGGGCCAGGCCAAGAACAAGTTCGCCGGACCGACGCCACGAAAGGAGCCCGAACAGCTCCCCATTGTCCTACAAGTGCTGCTGTCACAAGCGCATCGCTTGCGAGCGTTGATCCTGCTATCGCAGTttgtcgacctcgggccATGGGCCGTCAATATGGCGCTGTCGATCGGCATTTTCCCCTATGTGCAGAAGCTGTTACAGTCGCCTGcagccgagctcaagcccgtcctcatcttcatctGGGCGCGCATACTCGCAGTAGACAAGTCCTGCCAGATGGATCTCTTGAAGGAGAATGGGTACAACTACTTCGCCCAGATCCTCGCTCCCTACCCCGTCTCAGGTCAACCACTCGTCATTCCTAACGCCAACGAGCACAGAGCAATGTGTGCGTTCATCCTCGCGATGTTGTGCCGCAACTTCCGCGCGGGGCAGCAGGCTTGCTTGACCTACAATGTATTCGATCATTGCTTGACCCGCCTCCAAGAGAACGACTGGCTCTTGCGAACGTGGTGCCTCCTCTGCATCGCACAGATGTGGGCGGACAACGATGAGGGCAAGGCCATGTGTATggaccaaggacgacaGGAGCTCCTCATGGCCGCGCTGCGTAACACGTCGGTCGAAGTtcgcgccgctgcgctcTACGCCTTCGGGACATTCCttggcgcgtcgagcgcgccgatCGACGCACCGGAACCCAAGGGCGGAGGCGGTATGGGCGCTCAGCTGGGGATCAAGGAGCACCAGCAACTCGAGGTAGAGGCGGGTCTGGCGTACGCGTGTATGATGACGGTAAAGGAAGACGCAAGTCCCATGGTCCGCAAGGAGCTGGTGGTGGTCATCTCCTGCGTTGTCCGCgagtggcgaggatggTTCGTTGCGGCTGCCTGGTGCTACTATGAGCAGGAGGCAGCTCTCGCTAGCTCCAACGCCGGgtccgaggacgactcggacattGTCTccgaggcgctcgctgcTTGGGTTGCGTCAGATGAGATTGCGCCCGAGCAGCACCAGGTCAACCTGACGTTGCTGAGCTCGTTCAAGACACTCTTCGAGACCCTACTCGACCTCTCTGTTGACCCTCACTCCGAGGTCGCGGGTATGGCCTCCACGGTCGTCGACTACATCGTTGCTTTGCTTCTCAGTTCCGCCTTCAACCGTGTCCCCGGCACGTCGCTCAATGGCCTGAACCGTCCTAAGGTCGGGCGGTTCCCCCAACACCACGTCATTCCAGAAGTACCGCAGACTCCGTCGCGGCAGATCTCACGGTCCGATGCAGTATCCGTCGCCaactcgccgagctcggggaCGCTGAAGCGGAACTCGTCTGTTGCGACTGCACTGCgcagcttggcgtcgatgaCGGGTTTAATCCAGCCTGAGACCGTGGAtccggcgccggcgccctCCGAGCCCGTCACTCGCACCGACGTCGACTCTCAACAGAACGGCGCGCATTTCTACAAGTCGCCGTATCCAGACGCCAGCCACCAGCGTGTCCTGCCGGAaggggtgggtggtggaCGAGGCATGCTCGGGGCCAGCGTCCACCACTCGCTCGATCCTACGCCGGTGCAGGCCGTGTCTGTTCTGGAGGCactggtggaggaggacatggaGCGGTTGCGGCAACGCCGACTGCGGGGGACGcaggccggcggcgacgctgaCGGGCGTTTCTCAAACAACGGCCTAGCCCGCGCCAACGACCTCGGGATTGGAATGGtggcggccgaggtcaaggacgacgtcgtgcCGCTGCGTAGCGGCTTCTTCGACTGGGCAGTCGAGTACTTCCGCGAGCCGCAGATGAAGGCGCCAGACAACGAGGAGCCCGGTAGCGTGACGTATAACCAGCAAGCATGGAGGCACTTGAGGAACGAGTCGCAGATTGAGCGCTCCCGCATCAACGAGGACTACGCAGCACGGCACAGATGGGATTACGACGCCGGGACGCTGCAGAACGACGCGTGGCCACTGCAGCTCGCGTTCCACGCGCACGACCCCCACCTTGCTGTAAcggacgatgaggacaaGATCTG caTCTGGGACTGGACAACGCGCACTAAGTTGAACAGGTTCAGCAACCAAAATATCGCCGGAAGCAGCATCTCAAGCCTGCACTTTATCAAcgagacggcgacgagcttaATGCTCACGGCGTCGACTGAGGGTTCGATCCGCATCTGGCGAGACTACGAGGTACCAGGCGAGACGTCACTTGCATCGGCCTTCCGTGCTGTCAGCGACATCTTCCCTGTTGGGCACCACTCGGGCGTGTTAACAGCTTGGGAGCAGCAGAAGGGCCACCTGCTCGTGGGTGGCGACATGCGCGTCGTGCGCTTATGGGACGCGACTTACGAGCGCCATCTGCGGGATATCAGCACTCAGGCGGGCGCGAATCTGACAGCGATTTcggccgacgagcccgACGGAAACGTGTTCGTTGCGGGTtttggcgacggcgtcgtacGCTTATTCGACAAGCGTCTCGAGGATGCGAGCCAGGTCGTCCTCCGCACATGGCGCAAGCACCACACCTGGATCCAGAGCGTGCACCTCCAGCGCGGTGGCCATCGGGAGCTCGTGACGGGCAGCATGAATGGAGACGTAAGGATCTGGGACGTACGCGCCCCCGATACGCCGCTGTACGAGAGCAGCGTCCAACCACAGGGCCTGCAGGCGCTGGCCGTGCATTCCGGCGCACCTGTCATGGCAACGACCAGCGCGCCGGCCGGTAACTCGCTACGCCAAAAGCTCATCGTACAGGGCTTCCCGAACCCCGAGAAGCCCAAGACGCTCAGCCGGATCGACATTGCCCTCGCACCAAACTACGGCGGGCCGAGCCGCGCGGGCTTCATGCCCTCGGCCGCAAGTCTCGTGTTCCACCCAACCGAGATGTTGCTCGCTGCGGGCGGATACGATTCGAGCGGCACTGTCAAGCTGTATAAGTGTCGCACGCCCAGTGGGCCGCTGTATGACGAGGGCGCAAGCGCAGTGAGCCGCAACGGATATCACTAG
- a CDS encoding uncharacterized protein (Nucleoporin protein Ndc1-Nup) — MSTTLQPAKAPVSPLVRIDAHYRKALAFRWQELVIRAFFVTAVSFLLVPAVLLGWRPSLLTFSSLLFTTPIIYLLTTHIVLRSRRSWIESPPLLPASPSALSVWFGTFSHPVLALLAAQASAAIFFALAFAGVQNHLYPSSGLGWSSASTPRYPWHWNERLWFLVFGNTVFFGLLALRDVLVGNVGPKWPQSRAAFPVVIQRALGQLFTAGPSSLIAELANAAQFTVVYTLVYFTLRRSVWRMAVTYLPFLRPFALNFAKKGSLSWGLAYYLLVLQITGLFALKPALAVVNDYLCQPLPFPSFTRKSPLSADKYLLTALESTNAFYLGHTMVELQRAAHSVKRRKEIFADASRPALVHELFRALLLVLGDSYSTLAAKGRKLSSAPLAPVPPVHDGLSMPVKAGDIFRPVPKPGALQGFVSTVLEGKPAPTPAPVRAALDRAHAAEVAVAKKVETDVPVFERWVGGTPFLSPVLAGVKLARGGFSAWAGREWSRRAVAAAVPEPDRLARIVDILATFCVAAYDEDEYGSVQAVLPSTLEALVRVRGAALALGADLVTTAPKVSSSAADAARADCAAVAAIAENGIRRIADRFSATLTAFRFPTGIATALTDVCK; from the exons ATGTCCACAACGCTGCAGCCTGCCAAGGCGCCTGTGTCG CCACTGGTGCGCATCGACGCCCACTACAGA AAAGCGCTAGCGTTCCGTTGGCAGGAGCTCGTGATCCGCGCGTTCTTTGTGACAGCGGTGTCCTTCTTGCTCGTTCCAGCAGTGTTGTTAG GCTGGCGTCCGTCTCTCCTTACCTTCTccagcctcctcttcaccaCTCCCATTATCTACCTCCTCACAACGCACATCGTCCTCCGGTCCAGGCGGTCGTGGATCGAGTCGCCGCCTCTGCTtcccgcctcgcccagtGCTCTCTCCGTGTGGTTCGGCACCTTCTCCCACCCGGTCCTCGCTTTGCTGGCAGCGCAGGCTTCGGCTGCCATCTTCTTCGCTCTCGCTTTCGCTGGCGTGCAGAACCACCTCTATCCATCTAGTGGATTGGGGTggagcagcgcgtcgacgccccGATACCCATGGCACTGGAACGAGCGGCTCTGGTTCCTCGTGTTCGGGAACACTGTGTTCTTTGGactcctcgcgctcagAGATGTGCTAGTTGGCAATGTTGGGCCCAAATGGCCCCAGTCGAGG GCCGCCTTCCCCGTTGTGATCCAGCGCGCACTCGGGCAACTCTTCACTGCTGGTCCGTCATCTCTCATTGCGGAACTCGCGAACGCTGCCCAGTTCACGGTCGTTTACACTCTCGTCTACTTCACTCTCCGCCGCTCGGTTTGGCGCATGGCCGTTACGTACCTCCCATTCCTGCGTCCCTTCGCGCTCAACTTTGCGAAGAAAGGCTCTCTCTCCTGGGGCTTAGCGTACTatctccttgtcctccaGATCACGGGCCTGTTCGCGCTTAAGCCTGCCCTCGCAGTCGTGAACGACTACCTCTGTCAgcccctccccttcccgaGCTTTACGCGGAAGAGCCCCCTCAGCGCAGACAAGTacctcctcaccgcgcTTGAGAGCACCAACGCCTTCTACCTCGGGCACACCATGGTGGAGCTGCAGCGTGCTGCGCACTCAGTCAAGCGCAGGAAGGAGATCTTCGCCGACGCCTCGCGCCCAGCGCTGGTTCACGAGCTTTtccgcgcgctcctcctcgttctcggTGACTCGTATTCCACTCTCGCCGCGAAGGGCCGCAAGCTCTCGTCCGCCCCCCTCGCTCCAGTCCCACCCGTGCATGACGGTCTCAGCATGCCGGTCAAGGCGGGTGACATCTTCCGCCCCGTGCCCAAGCCTGGTGCGCTCCAGGGCTTCGTGTCCACCGTGCTGGAGGGTAAGCCTGCCCCGACGCCTGCGCCGGTGCGTGCGGCACTTGACCGCGCGCACGCTGCCGAAGTCGCCGTTGCGAAGAAGGTCGAGACCGACGTGCCTGTCTTCGAGCGCTGGGTGGGTGGCACACCGTTCCTCAGTCCCGTGCTCGCGggcgtcaagctcgcgcgcggcggttTCAGCGCGTGGGCCGGACGCGAGTGGAGCCGCCGCGCTGTTGCTGCCGCGGTCCCAGAGCccgaccgcctcgcccgGATCGTGGACATCCTTGCCACGTTCTGTGTCGCAGCCTACGACGAAGACGAGTACGGGTCCGTCCAGGCCGTGCTGCCCAGCACGTTGGAGGCGCTCGTGCGCGTGCGTGGTGCCgcgcttgccctcggcgctgACCTGGTGACCACGGCACCCAAGGTatcgtcctcggcggcagaTGCCGCCCGCGCGGACTGCGCTGCGGTCGCGGCCATCGCCGAGAACGGGATCCGACGCATCGCCGACCGCTTCAGCGCGACTCTCACCGCGTTCCGTTTTCCGACCGGAATCGCGACCGCCCTCACCGATGTCTGCAAATAG
- a CDS encoding uncharacterized protein (Ring finger): MGRSHAKNTTTQANLSYYERLKLKQSTAARRLGQESFKPLDACNLCLSRATDPVACGTAHIFCRECALSDLLQQKASIEAQKSQLRAWEDDDAQKRRDARDAARARVLADFERGMGLAGGRGAKVSSSATAAVGEKFRLDEDAIESVALEAEERATAAIEAEAGEARKAKIAAFWLPANAPSAPLGPLKQVKLQTLCHVGGEGKAHPISLKGLLPVILKYPPGGKLPTCPSCQRDLSNASGAVLLTSREPASSLAGKEENGDGPRKKARREKKEKLASAVCGHVVCKTCADTVVRPAGRCCVCEAKVGTEDMLPLGSEGTGYAASGGAEVKASRAVVFRV; encoded by the exons ATGGGCCGGTCAC ACGCGAAGAACACGACAACTCAAGCCAACCTCTCATACTATGAGCGCCTGAAACTCAAGCAATCGACCGCAGCCCGCCGGTTGGGGCAAGAGAGCTTCAAGCCCCTCGACGCGTGTAATCTGTGCCTCTCGCGTGCAACGGATCCGGTCGCCTGCGGAACGGCCCATATCTTCTGTCGGGAATGTGCTCTCTCGGATCTGCTGCAACAGAAGGCTTCGATTGAGGCGCAGAAGTCCCAACTCCGGGCATgggaggatgacgacgccCAGAAACGCCGTGATGCGAGGgatgccgcgcgcgcgcgcgtcctcgctgaCTTTGAACGTGGGATGGGACTTGCtggtggacgaggtgctAAGGTTTCTTCCTCGGCAACAGCGGCGGTCGGGGAGAAGTTCAGgttggacgaggacgccatCGAATCCGTCGCGctggaggccgaggaacgcgccaccgccgctatcgaggctgaggctggcGAGGCGCGGAAGGCCAAGATCGCTGCTTTTTGGTTGCCCGCCAACGCGCCATCCGCTCCTCTCGGCCCATTGAAGCAGGTCAAGCTCCAGACCCTGTGTCAcgtcggcggggaggggaaggcACACCCCATCTCGCTCAAGGGCCTGCTACCCGTCATTCTCAAGTATCCGCCAGGAGGGAAGTTGCCGACTTGCCCGTCGTGTCAGCGCGATCTGAGCAATGCGTCAGGAGCTGTGTTGCTCACATCGCGCGAGCCGGCCTCCTCTCTGGCGGGTaaggaggagaacggcGATGGACCGCGTAAGAAGGCACggagggagaagaaggagaagcttGCGTCAGCTGTGTGCGGACACGTCGTGTGCAAGACTTGCGCGGATACGGTCGTCAGGCCCGCCGGAAGGTGCTGCGTGTgtgaggccaaggtcggcaCGGAGGATATGCTCCCCCTGGGGTCTGAGG gaaCGGGTTATGCCGCATCGGGAGGCGCTGAGGTCAAGGCGAGCCGTGCCGTCGTGTTCCGTGTGTAG
- the csnB gene encoding uncharacterized protein (motif in proteasome subunits, Int-6, Nip-1 and TRIP-15) translates to MSDDEFMMDDAADDEEYDFDYDDDDDGMDDDGGDEENQYYRAKALKDDDSEAALIAFRSIVNGQDQKGEWGFKSLKQMTKMNFLHLHRPDESLKTYRELLTYTKNSVTRNYADKSINNILDYVAGEGKHAAISPKIPLDTLEEFYEATRVACEEAKNERLSTKSNLKLAKLWLDRKEYARLQPILKALHEVCDPSETSSADDQTKGSLLLELYAIEIQMYSDLKETRKLKEIYNASMKVRNAIPHPRIMGVIRECGGKMWMMEKSWDKASTDLFESFRQYDESGSPQRIQVLKYLVLTYMLMGSDINPFDSQETKPYKNDQQIMAMTALVAAYQDRDVKQAERILKANAATITSDPFIRFFINDLLWTLRTNYIVDMIKPYTRLNLDFLAETLSLSKREVETLIVSLILDGRIKGKIDQVAGYIVLDRFHAEKTAKYDELLKQANTLTMLSSRIIKDKVAKESARGWMTNVEGFVP, encoded by the exons AtgtccgacgacgagttcaTGATGGAT GATGCTGCGGATGATGAG GAGTACGACTTTGATtatgacgacgacgatgatggCATGGACGATGACGGcggagacgaggagaacCAATACTACAGGGCCAAGG CGCTgaaggacgacgactcggaggCGGCACTTATCGCGTTCCGCTCAATAGTCAATGGGCAGGACCAGAAGGGAGAATG GGGCTTCAAATCTCTAAAGCAGATGACGAAAATGAACTTCTTACATCTACATCGCCCCGATGAGTCCCTCAAGACGTACCGCGAGCTCCTGACGTACACGAAG AACAGCGTGACGCGAAACTATGCGGACAAATCGATCAACAACATCCTCGACTACGTCGCGGGGGAAGGCAAA CAcgccgccatctcgccgaAGATCCCGCTGGATACGCTCGAAGAGTTCTACGAAGCGACGCGCGTAGCATGTGAAGAGGCCAAGAACGAG CGCCTCTCGACCAAGTCGAACCTCAAGCTCGCAAAGCTCTGGCTTGATCGCAAGGAGTACGCGCGTCTCCAACCT ATTCTGAAGGCGTTGCACGAGGTGTGCGACCCGAGCGAGACGTCTTCCGCCGATGACCAGACGAAGGGCTCGTTGT TGCTTGAACTTTACGCCATCGAGATCCAGATGTACAGCGACCTGAAAGAGACGCGGAAGCTCAAG GAGATCTACAACGCCTCGATGAAGGTCCGCAACGCCATCCCGCACCCTCGCATCATGGGTGTCATCCGCGAGTGTGGCGGCAAGATGTGGATGATGGAGA AGTCTTGGGACAAGGCGTCGACGGACCTCTTTGAGTCCTTCCGACAATATGACGAGTCTGGTTCTCCGCAGCGCATCCAGGTGCTCAAGTACCTCGTCTTGACCTACATGCTCATGGGGAGTGACATCAACCCCTTTGACTCCCAAGAGACCAAACC gtaCAAGAACGACCAGCAAATCATGGCTATGACGGCGCTTGTGGCTGCTTATCAGGACCGCGACGTTAAGCAGGCAGAGCGAATTCTGAAAG CCAACGCGGCGACTATCACGTCGGACCCATTCATCCGTTTCTTCATCAATGACCTCCTCTGGACACTCCGGACAAACTACATCGTCGACATGATCAAGCCGTACACACGGTTGAACCTTGACTTCTTGGCGGAG ACGTTAAGCCTCTCCAAGCGCGAGGTGGAAACCCTCATCGTGTCACTGATTCTTGACGGCCGCATCAAGGGAAAGATTGACCAGGTCGCGGGATACATCGTGTTGGACCGGTT CCACGCGGAGAAGACTGCCAAATACGACGAGCTGTTGAAGCAGGCAAACACGTTGACAATGTTGTCGTCACGCATCATCAAAGACAAGGTGGCGAAGGAGTCGGCGCGCGGGTGGATGACGAACGTTGAGGGCTTTGTTCCATGA
- the TKL1 gene encoding uncharacterized protein (Catalyzes the transfer of a two-carbon ketol group from a ketose donor to an aldose acceptor, via a covalent intermediate with the cofactor thiamine pyrophosphate), with the protein MAIQFTDADQVAVNTIRTLAADVVAKANSGHPGAPMGMAPVAHVLFSKFLNFNPKDSKWANRDRFVLSNGHACALQYIILHLAGYKVSMDDLKNFRQIDSNTPGHPENHHTDGIEVTTGPLGQGISNAVGLAIAQAHMGATFNKDGFPIFTNKTYCFLGDGCLQEGVSSEASSLAGHLQLGNLIAIYDDNKITIDGSTDVSFTEDVEARYRSYGWEVIHVTSGDADLTAIAGAIAEARDNNTKPTMIVLRTTIGYGSLKEGGHDVHGSPLKADDIKQLKVKFGFDPEKTFVVPEEVYDLYHKAGAAGAQKEAEWKQNLDAYKGKYATEHSEIIRRFEGRLPEGWEKHLPTFKAGDAAVASRKLSENVLNAIAPHIPELVGGSADLTGSNLTRWKGAVDFQPPSTGLGDYAGRYFRFGVREHGMTAVCNGIAAYGGLIPFGATFLNFVSYAAGAVRLTALSNLRVLNIATHDSIGLGEDGPTHQPVETAAWLRATPNMMFWRPADGNETSAAYAVALTSAETPSTLALSRQNLPQLEGSTLEKASKGGYVLQEAENADITLVSTGSEVCIVVDAAKQLREQGLKVRISSLPCFEVFNQQSKEYRLSVLPNGAPIMSVEAYSTFGWNEYAHETFGLKGWGASGPYLKVYEKFDLTPNGVASRAAKVVEFYKKRGDKVWSPVDKAIDYDTMLSTAH; encoded by the exons ATGGCTATCCAGTTCACCGACGCTGACCAGGTTGCCGTCAA CACCATCCGTACCCTTGCGGCGGATGTTGTGGCCAAG GCCAACTCCGGTCACCCCGGTGCCCCCATG GGCATGGCTCCCGTCGCCCACGTCCTCTTCAGCAAGTTCCTCAACTTCAACCCCAAGGACTCGAAGTGGGCCAACCGTGATCGCTTCGTTCTCTCCAACGGTCACGC CTGCGCGCTCCAGTACAtcatcctccacctcgcggGCTACAAGGTCTCGATGGACGACCTGAAGAACTTCCGTCAGATCGACTCCAACACTCCCGGCCACCCCGAGAACCACCACACTGATGGCATCGAGGTCACTACCGGCCCTCTTGGTCAGG GTATCTCGAACGCCGTTGGTCTTGCCATCGCGCAGGCTCACATGGGCGCCACCTTCAACAAGGACGGCTTTCCCATCTTCACCAACAAGACTTACTGCTTCCTGGGTGACGGCTGCCTCCAGGAGGGTGTCTCGTCCGAGGCCTCGTCGCTTGCCGGTCACCTGCAGCTCGGCAACCTGATCGCCATCTACGATGACAACAAGATCACCATCGACGGCAGCACCGACGTCTCGTTCAccgaggacgttgaggcCCGCTACCGCTCGTACGGCTGGGAGGTTATCCACGTCACGAGCGGTGACGCTGACCTCACCGCCATTGCCGGTGCCATTGCCGAGGCTCGTGACAACAACACTAAGCCCACCATGATCGTCCTCCGCACCACCATCGGTTACGGctcgctcaaggagggtgGCCACGACGTCCACGGTTCTCctctcaaggccgacgatatcaagcagctcaaggtcaagtTCGGCTTCGACCCCGAGAAGACCTTTGTCGTCCCCGAGGAGGTCTACGACCTTTACCACAAGGCCGGCGCGGCTGGTGCccagaaggaggccgagtggAAGCAGAACCTCGATGCCTACAAGGGCAAGTACGCCACCGAGCACTCGGAGATCATTCGTCGCTTCGAGGGCCGCCTCCCCGAGGGCTGGGAGAAGCATCTTCCCACCTTCAAGGCCGGTGACGCTGCAGTTGCTTCGCGTAAGCTCTCGGAAAACGTCCTCAACGCCATCGCTCCCCACATCCCCGAGCTCGTTGGTGGCTCGGCTGACCTTACCGGTTCCAACCTCACCCGCTGGAAGGGCGCCGTCGACTTCCAGCCTCCTTCGactggcctcggcgactACGCGGGACGCTACTTCCGCTTCGGTGTCCGTGAGCACGGCATGACTGCCGTCTGCAACGGTATCGCCGCTTACGGTGGTCTCATCCCCTTCGGcgccaccttcctcaactTCGTCTCGTACGCTGCCGGTGCCGTCCGCCTCACGGCGCTCTCGAACCTCCGCGTCCTCAACATTGCCACCCACGACTCGATCggtctcggcgaggacggcccCACTCACCAGCCGGTCGAGACCGCCGCCTGGCTCCGTGCTACCCCGAACATGATGTTCTGGCGCCCTGCCGACGGTAACGAGACTTCGGCTGCCTACGCCGTCGCGCTTACCTCGGCCGAGACTCCCTCGACCCTTGCGCTCTCGCGCCAGAACCTGCCCCAGCTTGAGGGCTCGACCCTCGAGAAGGCCTCGAAGGGTGGCTACGTCCTCCAGGAGGCTGAGAACGCCGACATCACCCTCGTCTCGACCGGCTCCGAGGTGTGcattgtcgtcgacgccgccaagcAGCTCCGCGAGCAGGGCCTCAAGGTCCGCATCTCGTCGCTTCCCTGCTTCGAGGTCTTCAACCAGCAGTCGAAGGAGTACCGTCTTTCGGTCCTTCCCAACGGCGCTCCCATCATGTCGGTTGAGGCCTACTCGACCTTCGGCTGGAACGAGTACGCCCACGAGACCTTCGGCCTCAAGGGCTGGGGTGCTTCGGGCCCCTACCTCAAGGTCTATGAGAAGTTCGACCTCACCCCCAACGGTgtcgcctcgcgcgccgccaaggtcgtcgagttTTACAAGAAGCGCGGCGACAAGGTCTGGTCGCCCGTCGACAAGGCGATCGACTACGACACCATGCTCTCCACCGCCCATTAA